One segment of Candidatus Gastranaerophilales bacterium DNA contains the following:
- the murD gene encoding UDP-N-acetylmuramoyl-L-alanine--D-glutamate ligase, with amino-acid sequence MKRKWFDKKVIILGLSKSGISAAKYLVDKGADCYITEGAENPKNQDKIAELQSLGIKVETGGHSDEFLSDAYVAITSPGIPPHSDLFKKLQEKNIPIMSEIELAFKESDAPLVAITGTNGKTTTTCLAEHILSGEYKAPACGNIGVPPTSLLNQKNDYLVCEVSSFQIATSPTLKPQIACWLNFTPDHIDWHQGLENYFKAKALLFASHKLPAFAVFNAADPKVFEFGEQYTGEKFYFSKEFDTNCCFEKDDAIWFKRKNTEKIIDFKDIPLVGEHNYQNIMCAVIIAKIIGMENEAIKNKIMSFKAVEHRIEYVTTINGKAFYNDSKATNPEASLVALKAFPNKNMTLIAGGRDKNTDLQEFCDSVNKNVKDVILIGEATNRFKENLEKNDFNHIYTTDSMESAIDKSIELGNEIVLLSPACASFDMFDGYEHRGDVFKKYVLSKV; translated from the coding sequence ATGAAAAGAAAATGGTTCGATAAAAAAGTAATTATATTAGGGCTTTCAAAAAGCGGAATATCAGCTGCAAAATATTTAGTTGACAAAGGTGCTGATTGCTATATCACAGAGGGTGCTGAAAATCCTAAAAATCAAGATAAGATTGCTGAGCTTCAAAGTTTGGGAATAAAAGTTGAAACAGGCGGTCATTCAGATGAGTTTTTATCTGATGCTTATGTTGCAATAACAAGTCCGGGGATACCTCCGCATTCAGATTTATTTAAGAAATTACAAGAAAAAAATATTCCGATTATGAGCGAAATTGAGCTCGCTTTTAAAGAGTCTGATGCTCCTTTAGTTGCAATAACAGGCACAAACGGAAAGACTACTACAACTTGTTTGGCTGAGCACATTCTCTCAGGTGAATACAAGGCTCCTGCATGTGGCAACATTGGTGTGCCTCCGACTTCTCTTTTAAATCAAAAAAATGATTATTTAGTTTGTGAAGTCAGCTCTTTTCAAATAGCTACGAGCCCCACCTTAAAGCCACAAATCGCTTGTTGGCTCAACTTTACACCTGACCATATAGATTGGCATCAAGGGCTTGAAAATTATTTCAAAGCCAAAGCTCTATTGTTTGCTTCTCACAAACTTCCTGCGTTCGCTGTATTTAACGCAGCTGACCCCAAGGTTTTTGAGTTTGGCGAGCAATATACTGGTGAAAAGTTCTATTTCTCAAAAGAATTTGATACAAATTGTTGTTTCGAAAAAGATGATGCGATTTGGTTCAAAAGAAAAAATACTGAAAAAATTATAGATTTTAAAGATATTCCATTGGTAGGTGAACATAATTATCAAAATATTATGTGTGCTGTTATCATTGCAAAAATTATCGGAATGGAAAATGAAGCTATAAAAAATAAGATTATGTCTTTTAAAGCCGTTGAACACCGTATTGAATATGTAACTACAATCAACGGAAAGGCTTTCTATAACGACTCTAAAGCTACTAACCCGGAAGCGTCTTTGGTCGCTTTAAAAGCTTTCCCCAATAAAAATATGACGTTGATTGCAGGTGGACGTGATAAAAATACTGACCTTCAAGAATTTTGTGATTCTGTCAATAAAAACGTCAAAGATGTCATTTTAATCGGGGAAGCAACTAATCGTTTTAAAGAAAATCTTGAAAAAAATGATTTTAACCATATTTATACTACCGATTCGATGGAATCTGCCATCGATAAGTCTATCGAGCTCGGAAATGAAATAGTTTTGTTGTCGCCGGCATGTGCTAGTTTTGATATGTTTGACGGCTATGAACACAGAGGAGATGTTTTCAAAAAGTATGTCTTATCAAAGGTATAA